ATCATAAAGCTAAAACTTWTYAATATTAATTTATTATTTAGTAAGGTGTATATATTCTCTATTCTTTTTAGTTACCCTTCCAACAATAGCCGCACARTCWATGCCCTCACGCCATAAATCAGCAAGCATATTCTCAGCATTAGCCTTATCTACACATATAAATAATCCGCCMGCAGTCTGAGGGTCAAAAGTAAGCATCTTTAAACTATAATCCACATTCTCATCAACTAAAATATTYTCMCCMACATAACGCATATTTGTAAAAGCAGCYCCAGGTATACAKCCCATATCCAATACCTCATARCTCTTCTCAAACATAGGCAATGCTGATGTATTTATCTCTATAGTTACATCACTAGCCTTAGCCATCTTATAAGCATGMCCAGCAAGWCCGAAACCTGTTACATCTGTAGCACATTTTGCATTATATTTATTCATTAYAGCACAAGCTTTTTTATTTAAAGTACTCATAGCATTAAATACATCTGTAATAG
This region of Brachyspira sp. SAP_772 genomic DNA includes:
- the selD gene encoding selenide, water dikinase SelD, with amino-acid sequence TAIKYGMAVIGFANPNNITTNSAAKDGDIIILTKPLGTGACLAAMRQGLIKESAITDVFNAMSTLNKKACAXMNKYNAKCATDVTGFGLAGHAYKMAKASDVTIEINTSALPMFEKSYEVLDMGCIPGAAFTNMRYVGENILVDENVDYSLKMLTFDPQTAGGLFICVDKANAENMLADLWREGIDCAAIVGRVTKKNREYIHLTK